ACTGCTGCCGGCCGTCCATGCGGGTGCACCCTTGCCGTCGCCGCTGCAGCCTGACATCGCTGCAGCAACAACAATCAGCGCGGTGCCAAACCGGATCCTGCGGGCCACTGCCTTCCGTACCATGAGGCAAGCGTAGCCGCGCTGCCGCCGCAGCCGCGGTGTTCCGGACGGAGTGTTGGCGCCAGCCTGTTTCTTCCGTATCTCCCGTCCGCATCCCGCCGGTTCCGCCGGCCGCCCGGGCCATGTCCGGCTGCCTGGACGTGGCGGCGCTCTTCGCCTGCGGGCTTTCCCGTCCCTAAAGAGGGATACGCTGGGGACATGTCGGAACAGCACTTTGACGCGGACCAGGACAGCCTGGCGAACATTTCGGCCCTTGATATTGCCGACTGGCGGCTGCGGACGTTCGCCATGTACCACACCGTCCGCAGGATTGCCGTGGACAGTCCTGCCGAGGCCCACTCGTATTGGCGGCAGGAACGGGACCGGATGTTCGGCACGCACCCGGCGTCGGCCCTCACGACCGCGGACAAGGCCGCCTTCAGCGGGCTTCGCACGGCCGACTACGATCCCATTTACCGGTTCCAGGTGCCGCTCACGAAAGAGGGTGCGGGCCGCGAATTGAACGTTGAGACCGCGACCGACGGCCTGGTCAGGTTCGTCCGCCTCGGCACCTTCGACCTGCCCGAGATGGGCCAGTTGGCCGTCTGGAAGCTTCACGGCTACGGCGGCGGCATCTTCGTGCCGTTCCGGGACGCAACCGCCGGCCAGCCCGGCGGCAGTTACGGTGCCGGACGCTACCTGCTGGACACCATCAAGGGCGCCTTCCACGGCGTACTGGGGTCCGGGCCCGACGCCGAGTTCATCCTGGACTTCAACTTCGCCTACAACCCGTCCTGCGCCTACAACGAGGCGTGGGCCTGCCCGCTTGCGGGCCCGTCCAACCGCCTGGCTGTGGAGATCCCCGTCGGCGAACTGTACTGACACCCGGCCGCGGCCGCCCGTCTTTGATGCCCCGCGGCGCCCTGAACAGGCCCGCCGACACATTCC
This genomic window from Arthrobacter sp. 24S4-2 contains:
- a CDS encoding DUF1684 domain-containing protein, which codes for MSEQHFDADQDSLANISALDIADWRLRTFAMYHTVRRIAVDSPAEAHSYWRQERDRMFGTHPASALTTADKAAFSGLRTADYDPIYRFQVPLTKEGAGRELNVETATDGLVRFVRLGTFDLPEMGQLAVWKLHGYGGGIFVPFRDATAGQPGGSYGAGRYLLDTIKGAFHGVLGSGPDAEFILDFNFAYNPSCAYNEAWACPLAGPSNRLAVEIPVGELY